One stretch of Brachyhypopomus gauderio isolate BG-103 chromosome 10, BGAUD_0.2, whole genome shotgun sequence DNA includes these proteins:
- the exosc8 gene encoding exosome complex component RRP43 — translation MAAGFKTAEPLEYHRSFLKENCRPDGRELGEFRPTTLNIGSINTADGSALVKIGNTTVICGIKAELAVPSGDAPDKGFIVPNVDLPPLCSSRFRPGPPGEQAQSASQFVADVLDSSNIIKKEDLCIEKSKLCWVLYCDIMCLDYDGNLLDACITTLLAALKTAQLPKVTINKETDLAEVDLQKQRRLQLSCHPVASSFAVFDDTVIIVDPTAEEEGLATALFTAVTDEDDRLCAFHKPGGTSLSAEKLQDCISRAVTRNREINKLISKVIESTKSK, via the exons ATGGCGGCGGGTTTCAA gACAGCAGAGCCATTGGAGTACCACAGAAGCTTTTTG AAAGAAAACTGCCGACCAGATGGTAGAGAACTGGGAGAATTCAGACCGACAACATTAAATATTG GTTCAATAAACACCGCCGATGGCTCCGCATTGGTGAAAATTGGAAACACGACAGTGATCTGCGGCATAAAAGCA GAATTAGCCGTACCGTCTGGCGATGCCCCCGATAAAGGATTTATCG TTCCGAATGTGGACCTCCCTCCACTCTGCTCGTCCCGATTCCGGCCCGGTCCTCCCGGAGAGCAGGCGCAGTCGGCCAGCCAGTTCGTCGCTGATGTCCTGGACAG CTCTAACATCATAAAGAAAGAAGACTTATGTATTGAGAAGTCAAAG CTATGCTGGGTCCTGTATTGTGACATCATGTGTCTGGACTACGATGGAAACTTATTAGATGCATGCATCACAACTTTACTAGCAGCATTAAAGACGG CCCAACTTCCCAAAGTCACAATAAACAAGGAGACAGATTTAGCAGAGGTGGACCTGCAGAAGCAGAGACGACTGCAGCTCAGCTGCCACCCAGTTGCCTCGTCTTTTGCAGTATTTGACGA CACGGTGATTATAGTGGACCCGACCGCGGAGGAGGAGGGCCTGGCTACCGCACTGTTCACCGCCGTCACTGACGAGGACGATCGCCTCTGTGCTTTCCACAAACCAG GGGGGACTTCCTTATCAGCAGAGAAGCTTCAGGACTGCATAAGCCGAGCTGTGACGCGGAACCGCGAGATCAACAAACTCATCAGCAAAGTCATCGAAAGCACCAAGTCGAAATGA